Part of the Sebastes umbrosus isolate fSebUmb1 chromosome 3, fSebUmb1.pri, whole genome shotgun sequence genome is shown below.
AATTCTCTCCTTTGGCctcctgtttttatttaaatgtatactaaaaaaatgttttataacttCAATCTGATCAACACAAACAGTGTTGCCCCtgtactgtttgttttctttttaaactttgGTCAAATACATGTTTTAAGAAGACCACTGTATACAGGAATCTGAGAATATAAAAAGGTTTATTTATCTGTAGTGTTTGAAACACTGATGTAAAGCAGTCCTGTATTGCTgtaaagcatttttgttttgttttggctgTTTCCTTTACTTTACAAGAATACACAATAATACACTCAAAGTTTATATAACCATTAATATATTCAGAATTAGGCCTTTAAAAAAGACTATAACGCAAACCTTTCCTTTGGTGTCACTACTTAAAACTGCTGAAAGGGACTGATGAATACAAGCTTCCAAATGAAGAATTTTACACGGTGTTATTCAACCACatataatgtatgtaaatacataaaaagtgaCGCCTTCCACCCTTCAGTTACTTTAAAAGTTTCGGAAAACACCTGTAGCTACATAACAATGAATGGCTCCTATGCAAATGACCTAAAGGAGGAAAATAAGTGAAAGTCAGTGTGAAACAAATCACCTAGTAACCCTAGTCAAACAGAGGCTGTTTATAAAACGGCATGTCAATTGAAATGATCTGTTTGAATGGTTGAAATTCACATTCATCATGTGCATCATAAGCTGAGCTCTAGCATGTGACTTCACATGAACGTGTCTGAAACAGCTGCGATGTGTCTGAGAACAGTATAATACAACAAACTAACTGAGGAGTGACAGCTGAGAATACGAGTGAAACTTGCTTGTGCACGCTACTGAAACAACTGGTGCACATGTGCACTTTGTAGAAGAAAGGAGCTTTAACAATTTGATTTGAACCTTACTATAAATCAAACGTCTGCACAATTTGTGCAATGATCTTGTGATCAAATGGAGGAAATGTTTCTTGAACGACTGTCTAAGATGAATTAATCCCCTGCACTCTCTGGCTGAAAGCATGTGCTGCAGTGTTGTGAGAACCTGCAGACTCTGCATCCATTGCACATAGCTGCCTATCCAGCTCTAAACGCTGCAGATGTGCAGTGTGTAATCCTGTCAGAAAGCTCTCAGGATTGTGGCAGTACTGCAAGCAAATAGTAGACTTGCTCACTGCAGGTTGAGGCTACTCAAGTTACTCCTTTCATACGACTTCACCCTACCTTTGCTAGTTCAGCAGGTTGCAAGTCACCTATCGCTACAAAATAGAGGAAAAAGCAGATAAAACCTGATCAAactatttcctctctctctccttgaaACTAGACTGAGCTGAGAATTAAGTGAACTGGCTAACCCTCAACTTACGTTTTGCTCCCCACTGAAGCAAAAAGTgtaataaatgaaaagaaatcgGCAGTAAGGAGGGTAGAGAGAATCAGGTCACAGTCAGGACACCTGAAGAGGGGAGCCATTCAAGCTGGATAATATCAAATTATCGGACAATTTTACTCCAAAATCCAGATCGATAAAAATGCCCCCTATGGTGCTCACACAACGATTCATCCTCTGCCTCAGCAAGGCGAGGAGGACATTTGTTCATACTCGGGACACTTGAGGAGAGCAGGGTAGTTGGAGGAGTTCATCTGGACGGAGGCCTCAGAAAGGGTGGAGGAGGCACTGCGACCACGTCCGTTGGTCCAGGCGTCTGGATGGAGGAACTGGCCGGAGTAGTCGGAGCAGTTGCTGAGACGAGGCCGGTAGAAGCCCTGATGGGGCCGGTACATTTCCTCCGCTGTGTAGCGCTTCATGAACAGGTACACTGACATGACACCTGCAGCCTGGGGGAGCGAGACACAAAGTTTACTTTGTAAAACACATTCTTTTCAAGGACACGTGTACAACTTCAGGTCACAAGCATTTTCCACAATTGAAATTAATCATTTCATGAattgcataaaataaataattgcagATTAGAGAACTATGTACTTATTTGATGATTAATAATTTTCCCCTTTAAACATCAGCAAAAATCAACCCCCTAAAGTGAACACTTGAATCATGGCTCAGGTAAATTGTGTTTATGCctgggtgcatgtgtgtatgtgctgtatTGGTGtggatctttttttctttctttatcccTGTTCTTAAAAGCTTTTGTAATGTTGAGAAACAAGCAAGAGTAGGCtaagtttaaaaaatgatccaaccgaaaaccGTGTGATGCACTGAtgcatgacatactatatttctCACTCAAAGACGGCTGATTTGAGGTGTCTTTAGCTCCTAATTTAAGGATAAATAAGAACATCTGTTGAATACCTAAAGTGTTCTGTAAATCATGAAGCAACAGATGAGAGATGTAAACTAGTAAGTGAGCAAATGCAAATTGATAATACAAAACATGAACTTTCACAGACAACATAGGAATAAAATACTAAAGGCACCTCGACAGACACtttttaattaaaggaacagtgtgtaacatttagagggatctatttgcagaaatggaatataatatttataagtaCGTTTTCTTTAGTCCTttagtataatcacctgaaaataaggatcattgtgttttcgttaccttcgAATGAGCCGTTCagatctacatagggagcctGTGCTCTTGACGGAGCTTttatagtagcccagaacggataaaccaaacactgtttagTTTTCCTGCTTGGGAACGGAGTAGATAACGatactcgctccggagttaacccccgtcacacCACTCAGCCGTTGGGAAACCTCtattggtcttgaggagctgcagcaccgTAACTCCGTAGTTTTCCTCCgggcttggcacacgggagaggtttaaattggttgcaatctgcaacctcaccactagatattgctaaatcctaaacactgttcctttaaattctTCAAGCCTGGACCCTAATTTTAGAAAATCTGTCTCAATGTTATATACTACATGCGGGTATCAAGCAGAAACAGACCCATGGcttacatgttttctttagttaaGACAGATTTAGAGGACTAGTTTTGATGCATGCTTGTGAAACCCAGCTATGCAAGATACAAGGTTATGTTATCCACACTTGTTTTAGTGAAGTTACCTCAGTGAGCAGGAAGGAGATGGCAGCGAAGGCAAATGACCAGCCATACTTGTAGGTGAAGTAGGCGTCATTAGTTTTGGTTCTGTTCAACATTTCATCATTAATGTTGGAGATGTACAACACCAGACCGACCACCAGAGAGAGACctgagggaggcagagagagagagagagaaacaaagacagaaaaactcTAATGAATATGAATAGAAAGGGAGATTGAATTTACAGAAACATATCGATagtatatgtttggcatcactGTTGTTGCCATAAACTATTACAGATTTGACTAGAACAATAACAGTATACTTCACTGTGCTCTGTTCTTAAACCTCAGTGGCACAGAATAGACCCAAACCAACTCTGTAACACGACAACTAGGTTTATTAAAAATCCCTTTGCCTTTTATTTCAGCACAAGTTCGCTTTCTCACACATACGTAAGTGTTTGTTGGTTTATTGATTTGAAACAAGTACCTGACAGGATGAAGAAGATTCCAGAAACAAAGGCCAGGATGGTGCGATGGGGTCGGATGTGGCCGATGTTACTGAGCACAAAACCAATGAACATGAAGAAGAGGCTGACCAGAGGGAAGGGCGTGGCGGAGCGGATCATCTCTGGAAGAAGACAAGACAAACtcatcagtttgtttgggactgaATAAACTTTCATTGAATTTTGATTTGAGATGTGCTAATTATTGTAACTTCTTTGTCCTAATGCAAAGTTTTCTCTTATGTAGTTTTCCACCGATGCTGGTCTTAGCAGCATCTCATGGGTTTAGGACATGGTTCCTTATTTCTATTAAGATGAAGCTGGACCTCCCTACTGTGAGCAAATGGTACAGTATCTCCCAGAAGAAAAGCGAGCCTGTGATGTTTCTTTCCAGACCCCCATTGTGTTCTCCATTACACAAAATGTTACCCCATCCAGCTAAGTGGACCAGATGTTCAAGGCCATAACCTTAATGGAACCGGTTATTTAATTAGTTGGGGAAAGTTTGGATTGTGTGGAAAACTTGCCACTCTACCGTAGATATCAAACACCTCATGAACTCTTAATAgagtgaaaagtgaaagtgagtCTTTTTGGATTCATGTTGTCTGATAAAGAGTTACAACTAACACATATAAGATGTTAACTCAATTTTACCAGTGCGCctgaaaatatactttttttttcaacacttttcattttgcttttaacAATTGAAACTTGCAAAACAACTCTCCACATGAGAGGTCATACAAAgtacaataattataattatacattGGTAATAAACAATCTGTCATATAACGTAAATTTACAGTTCACAGAAGAGTGTCCCTTACCAACAGTCTTactgacagaaaaaataaataatttcctaagtgaacatcatgctgcattgaagaagacttgaaactagcgattgagaccataaactcatgtttacaatgtttactgaggtaataaatcaagtgagaagtaggctcattttctcatagacttctatacaatcagacttctttttgcaaccagaggagtcgccccctgctggctgttagaaagaatgcaagtttaaggcacttcagcattggcttcacttttcagaccccagaggttgcccaccgGTAGAGCTCTGTTTGTGCCAACCACTGTGTACCTAGTTGCCATTTTGGTTCATAGCAAAACATTTCAAACTAAACACTGATTAACTGAACAGTTTCACCAAACTGAAGCACAGGTAGGTCATATGATAGTGGAGTGTGAACAGCTACTTACTCAGGACACTAACAGTGGACTCAGAGGTCATCTGGA
Proteins encoded:
- the LOC119485977 gene encoding voltage-dependent calcium channel gamma-5 subunit-like isoform X1; this encodes MSLCGRKALTLVSSVFAVCALGLLGIAVSTDYWLYLEEGVILPLNQSTEVRMSLHSGLWRVCFLAGEEKGRCFTIEYVMPTSVQMTSESTVSVLKMIRSATPFPLVSLFFMFIGFVLSNIGHIRPHRTILAFVSGIFFILSGLSLVVGLVLYISNINDEMLNRTKTNDAYFTYKYGWSFAFAAISFLLTEAAGVMSVYLFMKRYTAEEMYRPHQGFYRPRLSNCSDYSGQFLHPDAWTNGRGRSASSTLSEASVQMNSSNYPALLKCPEYEQMSSSPC
- the LOC119485977 gene encoding voltage-dependent calcium channel gamma-5 subunit-like isoform X2 — protein: MWQEGADFGEQRVRCLRPGTVGDRCEHRLLALPGGGRHPSPQPEHRGEEKGRCFTIEYVMPTSVQMTSESTVSVLKMIRSATPFPLVSLFFMFIGFVLSNIGHIRPHRTILAFVSGIFFILSGLSLVVGLVLYISNINDEMLNRTKTNDAYFTYKYGWSFAFAAISFLLTEAAGVMSVYLFMKRYTAEEMYRPHQGFYRPRLSNCSDYSGQFLHPDAWTNGRGRSASSTLSEASVQMNSSNYPALLKCPEYEQMSSSPC